In Plasmodium vivax chromosome 14, whole genome shotgun sequence, the genomic window GAGGAAGGTAAATTTCCCCTAAAGTGTCCCCTCCTTTCGCCCTTACCAAGGTACTTCTCCGTCAGATAGAGCGCCGTTTCTAAAATCGTTACGCAGTTCTTTTTGTCATTCGTTCCGAAGTTTAAAACGGCGATATTCCTTGGGGTAGTGCCCCCCGTGTTTGAATCCTCCATGGTGGTCCGCTATCGTTACTGCTGCTGTTCTGTTTATATGCGTTCTTCTGTCGctacgcttttttttttttcctatatatATCCTATTTACAGCTTATTTATACCCACCAaaatttttccctatttttatGCCCTATTAATAAGCTTACCTTTTTTACGGTGACCCCTCCCTTGTTGTGTAATTCCTGGCCTCCTCCTCTTAGGTTTAGAAAACACATGTATTGAGGGTTTCCTTAAAACGTTTCAATATGTACCCTGGTGTGAACCTATTTGTGGAAGATGTGGGTTAAAACGTGGGACATTGCTGTATATTTTCTCATGCTTATTGGCGCATTACAGTGGATTGAAAATTTTACCACTTAGgtttaaaatgaatttctTTTTAGGGCCGAAATGTAGAGGGCGCACTGCAAAGTGAAGGGTGCAAGGAGTGGAGGGAAGTGCCCGGTGCGAAGTGCGTGGTGGGAACTGCGCGGTGCAAGTGCCGGATGCCAAGGGGTAAAGAAGCGCCGGCTTAGCTGACCTCTTCGGGGTCAACTTCTGTTTTCCGCTGGTACATATTTCCACACTTTTTTAGTTaatttggtgaaaaaaaaaaacaacaattGCGAATGCTTTACGGGGGAACTTAATGTGTTATATGTATGCAGAGATACAGGAGCAATTGCGCACCCACAACTGCTCTTAGTCGAAAGGGTGACGCAACCGCGGGGAGAAAGCAGTCCCGCAAGTGGCCGCGTCGATTCGGCAGGGGAATGACAAAGGGGTCTTTGCCTGTGCTTCCGCCATCTTTCGCGAgctgtttcttctttccccccttgaaGGAAAATGGATTATAATATACTTTATGACTGGTACAAAACCTTCAGTTGCCACAAGAccataagaaaaattaacaccTTTGTGAGCCACAagtaaaggggaaaaggagcgCTCCAAATGGACGCACAGACATTGTATATGCCTGCCGTGTGTTTACCCCCCACCTGTGGGGCACTCGAAAAAGGATTGCCACGCTTCCCCCAAACGGCAATTGCCCTGACGAATACCTTCCTACCCTTTCAgcaaagaaaaggcaaatgTCGAAGAGCTAAAAATAATCAATGAGAACAAGTACGTTTCCCACTCCATCGCCATTCTAACGGCTATAGGTTAGGTTCACAGAGGAATGCAGCGACCTCTTTCACGTTTAACCGCCGTGTAACGTGAATGCACCTTTACGAATCATCGGGGGAGGTGTCCCCCTCGTGCgcgtacacatatgcatctgtgtattttaccttttttcgAAGGCATTCTGACAACCTTCCGGAAGTTAAGGCGCGCCAAGCTTTTCATGTTCAGGTTATTGCGGcacgtacacatatatatatgtacatatgtgcatgtgcaaaatgagaaaaatattctcccatttttgcccattttttttcaccctttaGGCCCTTTTTGCCTGACATTTTTGGACTAATAAGTAATCAGAAATACTCAGCAGGATGAACGTTCCAAGTTTATTCTCTTTTCTCTCCATGTGCTCACACCTGCCTGTCTGCACATGTCTAACTGGAGCGAATTCCTCACCTTTTTACCCCCCTGCGCAGCCTCCTGCTCCTTCCTGTACATGCACGCCTTGTACCTAAGCCGGAACACCATTAGCAAATTGATTCAGCTGAACTTGAAGGAGAGCTCCAATGAAGGCATTGGCAACTACGTCGGCGAGATGTAGGCacatgaaaaaggggaaaaaggaaaagaaaaagaaaaacatgcTTACTTCTCCTTCCACACATATAATTTTCCAATCCGTGCACAAGCATTGGTGCGAATTATCTTGCTCTTTGACCACACCCGTATTTGCTCTTTTGCTCCCCTGCACAGGTACAAAAAAGACGAACCGAAAGACTACCTAAATTTGGTGAGAAAGGCGTTATAGCGTTGCGGCGTTGTGGCGTTGTGGCGTTGTGGCGTTGTGGCGTTGTGGCGTTGTGGCGTTGTGGCGTTGTGGCGTTGTGGCGTTGTGGCGTTGTGGCGTTGTGGCGTTGTGGCGTTGTGGCGTTGTGGCGTTGTGGCGTTGCGGCGTTACGGCCCATGGTACAAAATTCCCCCTCAAGGTGATAAGGCAGGcccttcctcttccaccAGGACTGCAGCGTGGGCGCGCGCTACTCCGAGTATTCACCCGTTACCCAGTGTTCCATTTgaattttcacaattttgtaaaaaataaaagcgcgATGGAGAATTCCACTCTGCTTGTTTTTTATGAGCGGGTCCCTGTTGCGCCACGAGTGTGTGTGttagtgtatatatatatgctggGCTGCAAATGGAATAACCCCCCATAAGATAAGCCGATCCAAACCGCAGCGAAACAGAGAAGACCATGTCGAAAAACGCAGCGGGCAAATGGAAGGACTTCCTTCCCCCGCGCGGCCACCTTTGAAGTGTAAAAATTGAACCTTTTGAGCTGTAAGTTTGtgggaatttaaaaaatgtgtacatatatatatacatacacgtaAGTTATAAATGCATGTGTTGAATATATAGATATGTATGctataattttcttctttaattttggaatgaatttctttttttttttttttttttttttcattttttttttactcatgTAGGAGATATATTAATTACACTATTTCCTgatttacatttaattttatacatatacatatggaTACACATACATGGAGATACGCAgctatacatatatatatacatatacagataaattgtaaaaaaagtaaaaattgtaataacATATGCTTTGGATACacacatgtaaaaaaaaaaaaaaaaaaaaaggaaaaaaaaaaaggaaatactaCGCTATATGTACATTGTGGATTGGAATATAGTAAAATATCTTATCGTATTCTAAAACATCGTATAGTATTCTAAAACGTCGTAAATATAGTATGGGAAAACATCGTATAGTATTGGGGAGGTCATATGATACAGTGTAACGTGCCGCGCAAATATGCCGCGTAATACACAGCGCGCTTGTTCGACGCGCAGTACGGCACAGCGTAGCATAATACGGTGAAACAGGGGgtcataataaaatacggTGCGCATAGTAAAATACGGTGagcataataaaatacgGTGTACTAATAAAATAGGAATTTACTATTTGGGTACAAATGGCTTCTGAgaagaaatattattaaattggggggggggttcAACTTTATAATAATCCTTTCTAGTATTTAACGCAGGTCGACTCGGACACACCTACGCAggcgcatatgcatacgtagACGCACATGCGACGCGCACGTGTGTGCCCGACCCCTGGCAACATTACTCAttctcataaaaaaaaatactgaaaataaaaaaatgtgactTTGAACAAGTTCATGAATGATTGGTGACTACACGTGGGGGTAAAAACTTAGTTACAGTTACAGTTGCAGTTGCAGATACAGTTACATTTGCAGGTACAGTTGAAGTTACAGTTAAGCTGCAGTTACACAAAACATGGTGTCGACGCGCGGGGGCGCGGGGCGTGGCGCCGGCCGGGAAGAAGGGGTCTCTCCACTTGGGTTCTCACGTCTAGCTCGGCAAGTTGTGctattttgcttcttcgtTCTTTATTCCCTCGGAAAGGGCATCGAGCTTCATAATCCGCAGTGCTACGATACGACTTGTGCATTTTTCCGTGCGCAAGGGCGTCCgtaaggggagaagcggctaGAAGCGGGTAGAAGCAGGTAGAAGCGGGTAGAAGCAGGTTGAAGCTGCTTAACGCTGCTTAACGATGCTTAACGCGGCTTATCACTGCTAAACACTGCTTATCACTGCTTAACGCGGCTACTAACAGATTTGCGCTCCTCAACGCTTCATGCCGACTGCGcgggtggcaaaaaaaaaaatgctctgAAAAAGGAAGTCCCCTCAAAGGTGCAAAAAAGGTGTGCGCTCAGTAAGGATGTTTGTTTCTCCCTTTAAAGTCGTTTCGTATGATCCGTTCCTTACCGTGTGTGATGTTATCTACCCTAGGTCCTCCCTCATCTCCTTGGCTGGCTTACCAACCCTCTACATTCTCGTCGGCGCCCTGAAAATTGGACCTCTGGAACCTCTGATCGTCAAACTTCTTATGCCCGTAGTTGTTGTTAAACTTGCCGCTGCTGTTgttgttgctgttgctgttgaATGGGTTCATTCCGCCGGAGTTGTTTCCGTAGGGgctgcctcctcctccattGTTGTTATAGCCGCTATTTCCATACATGTTACTGTTGTTGTTAAAGGGGGTGCTGGAGAAGCCGCTGTTGTTCCCCATGCCGTGTTGACTGTTGTTATTATTGTACGGGTGGTTGTTACTGAAGGGGGAGTGTTGATTATACGAGTTATTATTAAAGGGGTGGCTGCCGCTTCCACTGTGGTTATTGTTCATTCCGCTATTACTGTGGCTGAATCCAAAGTTACTATTGTTGTTATATCTGGAGTAGTTGCCTTTGCCTCCTTTGCTCGGCTTACTGTATCTAAAATTTCGATTCGACTTGGCACTTGCTGTGTACCTCATAACCAAATTGAGAAACCAGCGGGGTATGGCCTGATTGCATTCTTCCAACGTTGCTAACAAGTCTTTGAAAATATTCCTATTGTCATCGTTGACAAAGGATGTGGCAATTCCAATATTTCCGGCTCTACCCGTTCTACCTATTCGGTGAATATAATCGTCTATATTGCTGGGTAGGTCAAAATTGATGACATGTTTAATGTTTGATATGTCCAGACCTCTAGCAGCTACATCTGTTGCTACTAGCATATTTTTgattccccttttgaatAGTTTTAATGCTCTCTCTCTTTCGTCTTGACTCTTGTCACCATGTATACATACGGCGTTTAACTTTTGGTTGTTGAGGAACCGCTCGATGATGTCTGCCTTTCTCTTCGTTtccacaaaaatgatggtTAACCCGTTGTTATTTTCTGAGAGCAATTTTAGCAGGTAATTACACTTGTTCTCTTCCTCTATGTATATCAAATTTTGCTTAATATACTCATTTGTGCTTCCAACTTTTCCGACtagtaaaaatgtataattgaATAAATACTCTTTGGCTAGCACttgtatttcttttctaAAGGTGGCACTAAACATGATGGTTTGTCTTTTCACCACATCGTTGGTGTACCTTTTgtattccattttgtttggGTTCATACGCGAGTCGTTTTCATTTCCTGGCATGTCATAGTCATACATGATGCTTCTTATCTGTGGAGAGAATCCCATATCAAGCATTCTGTCAGCTTCATCTAGAACTAAGAACGACGTGAGGAAGAGTctaattttccccttctccaaAATGTCGTTTAATCTTCCTGGAGTAGCAACAATAATGTCTGCCCCTTTGTCCAAGTTGGACAGCTGCGTTTTGATGTTGCTACCACCGTATAGGACGACCGGCTTAATTCCCGTTTCGAAGCAAAACTTTTTGGagtcataaaaaatttgtacgGCTAATTCTCTCGTGGGGGCCAGAATTAAACATATAGGCAAACAAACTCGGTTGTAATAATAGCTGGAgcttttttgattttcctcATAGAAGGTATGCTTAGGTGGGTCATTTAATAACATATGGTTAATGATGGGTAGAAGATATCCGGCCGTTTTTCCACTTCCTGTCTGGGCAACCCCAATTAGGTCATTCTTGTTCATAATAATACTTAGACTGTACTTCTGTATGGGGGTCGTTTTGTCGTAATTGACTTTCTTAATATTGGATAACAATATTTCATGCAAATTTAATCCTACGTCATCGAAATTATCTATTGGAATGATATTGTCGCTATTGTATCCCTTGATTTCTACAGGGATGCTGTCGTACATGTCGAAATTGACTCCCTTTTCACTCTTCACATTGgaatatatttcttcttccttttctgggTAATATCTTCTGTTATCTCTATTCGCCCATGCAGTTTTGGGGATGTTATAATTCCTTCCGAACGCTGgatttcctcctccgcctgATCCCCTGTTGTAATTCATTCTTCCGAAGTTGCTCCTGTTCGTGTTGGGCTGGTTCCTCAGCATGGGCGGCTTATATCTCGGCTTCTCATAATTGTAGCTATTGCCATTGTTATTGTTGCCATTGTTATTGTTGCTACTGCTGTTGTTGTTGCTGTCGTTGTTACTTGGGTCGTTCGCGCTGTTCGTGCGCACGTTGCTCGAGATCATTCCGTTTTCGATTTTACCTTTATTCATGTTGCCCCTGTCCATGTTGCCCCTATCCATGAAGTTTCCGCCGCCCCCACCGCCCTTCTTATGCTGGTGGTGTGGAGACATCCCCGCGGGGTTCTTCTCGTTACTTGCATTTTCGTGGTAGTTGCTATTcccgaatttttttttataactgtCTTGGTTTCCTCCACCCACGTTGTTGCTGCTACTGTTGTTGGTGCTGTTGCTATTGTTGTTGCCATTTTCTGAGTAGTTTACATACCCTGCTCCGGTCATACCATTTTCTGGGCTCCTCACAGCCCCGTCTCCCATCATGTAGCCATCGCTGTTCACATTGCCTTCGTAAAAGTTCCTGTTTCCAGGGTTTCCATTTCCACCGGCGGTCATCACATTGTTGCttacttcccttttgtttctCATTTGGTTaaacatgtgtgcatttggATTTTCCTCCATCTGCATGTTGTTGCCCTGGTTGTTGTACGATGGAGATTCGTTCATGTTAGACATGTAGTTGTTTCTCACGTACGTGCTTCTGTCGTCATCGCCTTCGTTAAAACCGGCAGCGTTCATGTTACTGTTACCGTAATTCATAGTTGCAGTTTTGGCTTGGTGACTGTGTTTGTGCGTTTAATGCCCCCGTTaatgcgtttatttttttcttcttcttttgacCTATtccacttttctttttttttttttctccttcttcctgctacgttttctttctttcttccttcctcctcttttttttccaatccTTCTCCCTATGGGCACCTTCTTTTCGAAATGCTACTTCACCTGGAACGAtttctatatgtatatatcataaatttGTCGGGTTGTGAGGATGTGGGACTTGGGGGGGGGCCGGGCTACAGTTAAAAGTATATCTTCTACAAGCTTGGAGagagatatatattttttttctttcctttttacatttaagtAAACGGAAAAGGGTTCGCTGGCTGAtatgtttgtttgtttttttttttacatttgtcAATGCGATTTTGTATACGGCCTTTTGGGGCTCTTCCTCTTTATTGCTATATGGGAgtttttccccaatttttttttatttccacttttttttttttccctacttttttaatttcgttttattttgaaaaaaaatgtacattccTTGTCAGCTATATTTGGCTGTTcacaaatgttttttttttttttttaattttttgttttttttgtgaaaaggaaattttccttctttttattttaacatataacaattaaattttcttttcttttttcttctcttttcttACTGCCTGTGGTTTCAGGTTTCTACCAGTGGTACAAGAATATTCGcttctcttatttttttttttttctgcttttttttggttttttttgctttttttcgatttttttcgatttttttgtttctttttggtTATATTTCTCGTTGGAAATATTttgtgttgtttttttttttttttttctttttcttgtaCGCTATTTTTAGCCTTTCAATATGTTTCTACtatctgtttttttatttaattgttATATCGaaaattcccttttgctGCAGCTTCCTTTTCTTGCTATCCAAcgaaattatatatatgcgatTTGGAGGTAGCATGCAGTGTGGGCGCACctacgtttttattttattgtgcTTTAACTGCGCACGTTcgagcatatatatatatatatatataatatatgtatgcattcaCAGTACATAAAATGGGAGTAAAGGAGcgtaaacaaaaataaaagcgcaGCCTTCTATACTTCGTGGCACATAAGCATAAATTGTTGctgcaaatggggaaaaaagagtaTAAACTGTATAAACCGTATAAACTGCACAAACGCGCGTAATGTTTGTGGCGCTACGCACCaagcgcatatatatatcacaTGTATtattacatgtacatttatatataattttacatgtgggaagcaaaaaaaccAACGCtccaaattgtaaaaatgaatgcaGTAAAAGGAGGTATGTGctcacatgtatatataaaaatacctTTTTGGCATATATAagcatgtatatattttttacatataaatatatttttttttttttgaatgacGTGCTCAAAcgaaaagattaaaaataaaatttattttgctctcATAAAAATGGTGCTACGCTTTATAACTCGCCCTCGGCAGGGGTTGTTTCGTGAAGTTGCATGAAGAAAAGCGTATGTGGAATTTTAAACATACGTGAACATGTGCTTAAACGTATGTATTTCGCATAGGTACGCACAAAAAGCGTGCGCGCAtggcatatttatataattatgtgaACATACAGGTAGatattcactttttttcatgtacatGCGTGGAAGGTACATCACCTCATGTAGGAATTATGTACGTACGCGAAAGTGCGTGCAAGCGCGGtcacatacgtacatgtaaTAAGCATACGTAAATGTAAGCATATACGCGTAAACATGTATGTACGAGCatattatgtatacatacgCTTATGTACACGTATACAGAGCTCGCGTACTTGTAGGCCACACGTACACCACAATAAAATTGCGTACactttttaagtaaaacTGATTAAACGCGCCAAGGAGGGGGGCTCATACccatataagaaaaaaggggggtgaaaaaggcTCCAAACGCGAAAAACAAGTGGAAATACGTAAAAGGTTCATATAGTAAAGAATTTACAAccaatttgtaaattttttttttttgcatacatgTTAAAAGTACACCACaggcataaaaatatattttacaaactgACGTTATCGTATACTGGTGTAAGTAAAACTATATGCTGCatggtaaaaaataaaaaaataaaataacatgtGCGCGCTTAACGGTTAAGCGGCTTTGGAGTGTATGTATAAGTTTGCGCAAAGCAAGGGTGGAGTGGGGCATGCGGTACACAGTTCGCACAGCATACAGTTCgcgaataaaataaatataattgttgCTGGGTAAATTACTTAAGCAGCACGCACGAGTTTTTGTAAATTCGTGTACTTAATTGCACATATGTAAACGTACACATAtgttatatgtacatatataacacAAGCGCATGTATATCTCCTGCGAACTGGTGAAAGttctcaattttttactGCTCATACTTTGCGAAATAAAAGATGGTAcgcgtaaaaaattttcccctttgaagAGCAAATGGAAAGTGCTGTGTGCATGTTCTATGAATTGTAGAAAAAACGTAATCAGTGAAGCAGTGAATGAGT contains:
- a CDS encoding hypothetical protein, conserved (encoded by transcript PVX_123235A), which translates into the protein MDYNILYDWYKTFSCHKTIRKINTFVSHNKEKANVEELKIINENKYVSHSIAILTAIGILTTFRKLRRAKLFMFRPFLPDIFGLITSCSFLYMHALYLSRNTISKLIQLNLKESSNEGIGNYVGEMYKKDEPKDYLNLVRKAL
- a CDS encoding DEAD/DEAH box helicase, putative (encoded by transcript PVX_123240A), with the translated sequence MNYGNSNMNAAGFNEGDDDRSTYVRNNYMSNMNESPSYNNQGNNMQMEENPNAHMFNQMRNKREVSNNVMTAGGNGNPGNRNFYEGNVNSDGYMMGDGAVRSPENGMTGAGYVNYSENGNNNSNSTNNSSSNNVGGGNQDSYKKKFGNSNYHENASNEKNPAGMSPHHQHKKGGGGGGNFMDRGNMDRGNMNKGKIENGMISSNVRTNSANDPSNNDSNNNSSSNNNNGNNNNGNSYNYEKPRYKPPMLRNQPNTNRSNFGRMNYNRGSGGGGNPAFGRNYNIPKTAWANRDNRRYYPEKEEEIYSNVKSEKGVNFDMYDSIPVEIKGYNSDNIIPIDNFDDVGLNLHEILLSNIKKVNYDKTTPIQKYSLSIIMNKNDLIGVAQTGSGKTAGYLLPIINHMLLNDPPKHTFYEENQKSSSYYYNRVCLPICLILAPTRELAVQIFYDSKKFCFETGIKPVVLYGGSNIKTQLSNLDKGADIIVATPGRLNDILEKGKIRLFLTSFLVLDEADRMLDMGFSPQIRSIMYDYDMPGNENDSRMNPNKMEYKRYTNDVVKRQTIMFSATFRKEIQVLAKEYLFNYTFLLVGKVGSTNEYIKQNLIYIEEENKCNYLLKLLSENNNGLTIIFVETKRKADIIERFLNNQKLNAVCIHGDKSQDERERALKLFKRGIKNMLVATDVAARGLDISNIKHVINFDLPSNIDDYIHRIGRTGRAGNIGIATSFVNDDNRNIFKDLLATLEECNQAIPRWFLNLVMRYTASAKSNRNFRYSKPSKGGKGNYSRYNNNSNFGFSHSNSGMNNNHSGSGSHPFNNNSYNQHSPFSNNHPYNNNNSQHGMGNNSGFSSTPFNNNSNMYGNSGYNNNGGGGSPYGNNSGGMNPFNSNSNNNSSGKFNNNYGHKKFDDQRFQRSNFQGADENVEGW